GCCGGCCGTCCTGGTATGTGCAGGGCACCGTTAAAGTGTCTCAGATTCATGCTCCCCATGACATTCCCCACGGTGGCCACGCTGGCACCTGGCCAGGCTGCTGGCTACCCGTCAACGGGCATGGACTGCTCAAAGTCCGATCCAAAGAGCTCCTTATATAAGGGGGGGAAGTGGGCACGCACAATGTCTGGGTATATTGCTTTGAAAGCCGTCAGCTTCTCTGTATGCCTGCTGCACAGCGCTCGCAGTGTTGACACCTTGCATATCAACTGCGTTGGGGAAAGAAAAGAGACAGGCTGTTATTTAGATACACAGTAAGTCAAGGACATGGAGATCTCATGAAAATCTCTTCATTCACTGTCACAAACTGACCGGTAAATACTTATACAGGCACACACCAGGGGGACATCATGACACCTCACCTTGTGGCGCTTGTACACCTTTCTTACATACAGTATCTGAGTATCTCTGCTCCAAAAATCTGATGCCAACTCTGAAATGTACTACTTgatttaaaataatgtttgttcAATAGTGGATAACTGCTTTAGTAGAGATACGTTCTATATACGGTCCTTCTGTGAGATGACAGAAAGATGTAGTGGATGAGAGTGGGTGTGTAGACAGACAGTGGGTGTACCTTGGTGAGTATGCCGTCCTCTCTGTGGTTCTTCTGCAGGACATGCTGCAGTGCCAGCTGGATCTTCTGCTGGAGTTTCTCCACCTTCACCTTCTCCTGGAGCCAGGACCGGTCTACGCAGAGAAGAAACACACCCGTTATCATCACTACAAGGTTTTCTGAATCTACTGTGGGATAAAGGTGTAATACTCAGTAAGACAGCAATCAGTAATACTGATGAGTGAGCTCTGTGTCTAATTGAGGAACATGCTGGATGGATGGTTTTCAATGGAAGTTTGTTTAGAGTAGTTTCAGGGTAAGAAGGTAAATAAGAGACCCTGCAgtgtgtatatgcatgtcccCCCCCGCCCCGCTTGTGTTTGTACTGCCAGTGACACCTACCTGCAGACATCAACACGAATGCGGAGAACAGGGCAATCTCATCCTCAGACAGGTGCATAGAACACAAGTTCTTCCCAAACTCGAAGACGGAGCTGATCAAGTCGTCACAGCCTGCCACAGCAAaggatacagacacagagagatggttggggaTGAGGATGAGGCAGTCTCACTCTTGATCTTTATTGGGAGAAaggcacacaggcagagagaggaggtgcaGTGCACTGACAGCACAGGGGAGCGTCTGAGGCGGAACTGGCAATGCTTTTACTGACTTTTCCCTCCCAGACTAGTCACATTCTGGCAGTTTCGTGGCATTACGCAACCCAGAATGAGGTCACTAATGAGTCTTTTAGTTAGATCAATTATTGAGGATTGTGGGAGACAGGCTGATGCCAGTGCAGCTCTGGAACCCCATCGCTCTGCCTCCCCAGGCCCGAGCCTCTTCTCTATCTGGAgcagtgtctgactgactgtcttactgactgactgtctgactgactgacactgGAAGGCTTGTAATGGAGGTCACACTCATGACACTGAATAGCACAGCATTGTTACTCTTCTGTCTTGCACACACGCACAATTGtgcatacacaacacacacacacagatctgttTAGGCTTTCATACTACACTTTCACACTGCCGCAAGGACACATTCATTTCCTCCAACGGCATTTGGATGCAAGGGAAAATACACTGTGGAGTGTCTTAGGCATGACAATGGCATTCAAAAGCAAATGCTATTTGCTTACACCTGCCATATTCTATGGCGCTTTCAATGATGGTTTTGATATAACTCTCCCAAAAAGCAAACTGGATTTCTTTATTCCATCTTAACAGGAGCCATATGCAGCAGCAGTGGCTCAGTAACAACTCTATTCTGCCATATGTATccactggggagaggagagatccaGGTGAGGCAAGGATGAGTTCTCAGTGTTAGCTTCCTGGACCTCAGAACATTGTGGAGGGACATAAAGAGATACGACCAACTTTGACTGTTATATAAAGCAATGCAtgcttacacaaacacacacacgtgcacgcccCAATGCACTGCACACACGTGCACGCCCCAATGCACCGCACACACGTGCACGCCCCAATGCACCGCACACACGTGCACAGGATTGAACATTTGGAGCACTTACCTAATGACTTAAACACATCAGGCCCAGCATACTTTCCATCGAAATAGACTGTGTTGTTTTGAGAGTCGAAGGCACGGCACATTCTCACAAACACAACCTCCAAAGAGCCTGCAGAGACAGAAATAACATCATGCTAAACCTGGGTTCTTCTCTTCTACAGATCCAGTTAGAGTTGCCAGTCAGGCATCACTATAGGCCCAACACATCATACGCACTATTTTGTGTTTTCTCCTCTGTCATTTATGTGTTATACCCCCTATTCCTTTTAAACAGAAACCCACGACATGGAACAAGTCATATCATTCCATTTATACACATCTTTCTCTCCCCCTATAAGAAAGGATGTTGAAACATGATGCTGTATACTGCTGCGCTGTGTGGGACTGGATCAGAGGATAAAAGAGATGTAATAGAAGCTGTTACTGCGCTTTATGAGGCGGCACTGGTTTAAAATGTCACGGTAGACAAGGGATCTCTGTCACCATTTCATTattactattgtgtgtgtgtgtgtgtgtgtgtgtggtcaacgTGGCATCTAGCTAGTGTCTCAGCTCAGGTAAAACTGTAGTCCCTCTaatgcagggttccccaactggcagccCATGGGTGATTTGATTTGTTCTCCCAAGTTTTCTGAATGAAAAGATATAAAATAACGTTACAagtgtatttatttttgtatcattATTTTCTTGTTGCACATAAAAAAACAGcaaatcatctccaagtgattttaattctggaaatctgttccaaggtattcccacgcataatagagagataaactgtatgtgatcgtatacaaatgtaagcaaggtttgaaatgattatgttttagtcaagtattatatctgtttgggcttcttgcgatCAATTTACagtttacaaatgatttgtaattatgttccggccccctgaccatccgttCAATAAGAACTTGTTGATGTTCCCTGCTCTAATGCCGATAAGCCTGTGTCCTGTTATACAGCGGAGGGACaggaacagagggacagagggaggaggcaggCAGGGTGGAGTCTCCTGGCTTTGTGAAACACAGTCAGTctgtgaaggaggctttgtgaAGTCAGGTCAGCTACGCCCTTGTGACAACGCCTGAGGGGGAGACGGGAGTttgaggggtggtgggggagagACGGCGGTGAGCCGTGTTGACGGGCTGTCATACCTGCTTTCAGCAGCACTATCTGATCGTTCTGACACAGCTCCATGAAGCCGTCGATCCGCTTGGCAAACTCCACCACGTACTGGATGGCCTCTGTGATTTTGATAGCACACAGCTGCCACATGACCTCTCGGGGCTAGAGGGACGGAAAGAGAAAAGGGTTATCTGCTGTAGAACAGATGGGATTAGCTCTGTTGTGTTTGTAGAACAGTGAGGCAGGTAAAGCAGTTCTAGTGTGAGTACTGCTTtgtggtagtgatagtggtgaTGCTGGTGGACGTGTAGTGTACTGTCCAGTACCTTGGTCTGGtagctctccatctcctcctgcaGGAAGGCCTGCCAGGTCATCTGCTGCAGCTCCTCTCTCAGGTACTGACACGTCTCCATGTGAGACTTGGAGATGTTCTGGGCCAGGTGCTCTGCAACACAACCaaacagcacagcacaacacagcacatcacaacAGTGTCAGACCTGAACGCTGCTCAAGGGGAATGGGAGGAGCTCACATATGAACTATGCCACATGAAAATATGATTTATTTACAAAGCTTCAACTAGGAGGTGGAGAGCTTGGGCTTTATTTGACTGGGAAGACGCTTGTTGACATTTCCTTTTACTGCCTCCAGGAAGCTCCCAGCTGAAGGTTCTGCCAAACCCAATCTAGTTATGCACGGGGAGGAGGGGCGGGCGGCTGCACAATATTACTCATTGAAACAAAGGTCACATTTGCTCAGAGAGAAATATTGAGTATAAGAATTTAAATGGTTTTGAAAACACATCTGTTAAAAGGAGTTCCAAGGCACAGGGGAGCCTAAAAAAATGATTTCCCCAGACGCGTGCCCTGCTGGATCCTGATTGGCCCTAATTAATGGAAACTAATTACAAAAAAGAGGCTCTTTTAATGAGTGTTGGAGATGAGTCTCCAACCGCCTGCTATTTTAAGCAACCTTTGTGTCATTTGCCCCACGGTTGAgttgttctccctcctcctcccccttctcctctcccatctcccccttgCTCCTCACCTAGCTCAGCCATGGACACAGTGGGGGATGTCTCTCCGTTGGTAAAGGAGCAGTAGGGGAAGAAGCCTGAGCCGGGGGCGAAGTCGCAGATGGGCTCGGGCTTGATGCCGTTGATGTCCAGGCCGGACTGGTCAGGGGAGGGCTGGATGTCCAGGTAGAAGCTGCTGACTGCTGAGTCGGGCTTGCTGCCGTCGGGGGTGTGGCCATCCATGTAGCCACTGAGGTCGTCGTGGAGCTCTGTGAGGCCATTGGCCGAGAGGCCGTAGGTGGGTGTGAGTGGCTCGGCCTCGCCGGGCTGCTGCTGGTGGTCACGCTGCGCCTGCTGCAGCCGGTGTTTCTGCACCTCCGCATACAGGCTGTCCCGCTGCTTCTTCGACATGCGCCCAAATTTCACCGctgtaggtgagagagagagggagggagagagggagggagggagggagggagggagggagggagggagggagggggagagagagagagagagagagggagggagagagggagggagggagggagggagggagggagggagggagggagggagggagagagagagagagagagagagagagagagggagggagagagggagggagggagggagggagggagggagggagggagggagggagggagggagggagggagggagggagggagggagggagggagggagggagggagggagggagggagggagggatggagggagggagggagggagagaaggagggagggaaggatggagggatggagggagggagagagggagagagggagagagggagggatggagggagggagggagggagggagagagggagagagggagggagggagggagagaaggagggagggagggagggatggagggagggagagagggagagagggagagagggagggatggagggagagagggagagagggagggatggagggagggagggagggagggtctctCCTTTACTACTGACACATTGACATAACACTCACCTGTGACTCCAGTTTAGCCTCTCTATAACAGGTAAGATTTGTGATTTCAGGAAGTATTAGTGGAGCAATCAGCATTATGAAACCTTCAACACTAACATCCTACTTGCATGAGAACTACCCCGGGAGAGCAACCTACACAACCTACACAGCTTACAGGCCACTCAGACACGAGACAGTTTGTTTAATAGAGCCCTGCACACTAAACAGAGCTGGTCCTGAGAGTGAGCCGCCTCAGCTCAGAGTTCtggggtctggcagagtgtcagATGGCCCGTGTGTGGACAGAGTAGAAGTAAGCGGAGCAGAGGGGAGCGCGGGCAGATGGACTCTGGTGTGCTGAGTAAATGCAGGAGTCACCTTGGCCTGTCCTGATTGTGTGTtcgtggtctgtgtgtgtgtgtgtttgcgtgtgtgcttgcgtgtgtgcatgtgtgtgtgtgtccatgtgtgtgagCAGCGGAAAAGCTCTAAAGGCCTGGCCTGATTACAGGCTCCTCTGATCcctccagcccagcccaacccaaTTCAGCCCAGCAGGAGGTCCCTTCTCCCCCATAGACACTCACCTGTGTGCTTCCATTACTGCGCCTCAGCTGCACCAGTCCAGCACTAATGACACCTCCTAACGACCCTCTGTTCATCAACCCTACTTTCTGTCACACCTGCCAACTTACTGCACAGCCACGCCAGTTACTGGTGGAAATTACACAGACAGTGACGTCTGTCTAGTCCACACTTCCCTACTCTAGCCACTCTGGTGTTTATGATATAACAATCTGTCACATCTAtctttcaataaaaaaaatatcataGAACAATTGGATTATCTACCCATAATGCCCTATTCACTTGCATGTGTTGTCCTGTCTTGCAAGTgtgtctgtcccctcccctcttgTTGACGGTGGTACGTACCGTCCCTTGACATGCCCACTGCCAGACATTTCTGCAGCCGGCAGTGCTGGCACCGGTTGCGGCTGGTGCGGTCGATCAGGCAGTTCTTCTGACGGGGGCATGAGTAAGCCGCATTGCTCTGCTGACTCCTCCTGAAGAAGCCCTAAgacaggagagcgagagggagtggAGACAACCATGCTTACAATATGAACCACAGTGGTACTGCTGTATCCAATGACTGATAGGCTTTTATTTCTCTAAACGTTGCGTTTAACTGGGTTCTTATTGACAGTATTCATCACTATTGAGGGTATTGTTGTTGAAATAATGTAGAATACTGAACTGCCATTGTGTTGCAGGCTATTGTGTTCTAGTGTCAGTTGTATAGAGAGCTATGTCGTTTTATTGAAGGGGTGGTGTGTTTTAACAATCTTTATTGCAGGGGGTAGTGTGTTTGGGTATGATCATAATTGTAGACAGTATTTTCTATAGTTTGTGTAATTAGTGTTGATTAATAACAGGGCTCCAACACGTGCAGTGCTAAAAGATGTCATACACACACCGATTGGAATCCTCATCCTTTGACTTAATGAATTGATTCCAGCACATCATTAACATGCCCCACTCCACTTCTCCATACACATATGTCTTAATTATCTGCTCATTGGCTGTTTAATTACAAGAAAACAGCTGACAGCTGCCGAGTTTCTTTATAATGGCAGCCATTACAGGAGCCAGGCTAGAACTGCTGGTGACAAGCAGCACTCTTTAATAATGCTGTGATTTATGGTCCAAACTCTTGTACTCGCACATATCATTAAATGCCTCTCTGCCTGGAGTAATTAGCAATCATTAAAGATACATTTCAGCAGTTTATTCTTTAGCGTTTTGTTTCTCCAAGGCAGCTAGCTCTTGTCTGagggagcgagatagagagagagagagagactctgagGAGCAGCTGAAAGagcttctgtctctctgtaataaAGGTGCCTGTTGGAAGAATATTAATGACTCGCCTAGTGACAAGCACAGGAACACAGAATACACTAGAAGCACAAAATAAATCCCCTCACTGTGAATGGCTGGTATATTTGAAACAGTACAAAATCGTGCTTCGTTAAAAGCAGCATACTGTAACAGCCCAAAATCCTCAAAAAGTCTAAGCACTTCTTTTGCTGATTTTATTTGAAGGAAAAGCAAGCTGCAGCAGAAGCAGAAACACTGAAGCAGCATGTCCCTGAGAGGGAGAGTCTGTACAAAGCAGAAACACTGAAGCAGCATGTCCCTGAGAGGGAGAGTCTGTACAAAGCAGAAACACTGAAGCAGCATGTCCCTGAGAGGGAGAGTCTGTACAAAGCAGAAACACTGAAGCAGCATGTCCCTGAGAGGGAGAGTCTGTACAAAGCAGAATCACTGAAGCAGCATGTCCCTGAGAGGGAGAGTCTGTACAAAGCAGAAACACTGAAGCAGCATGTCCCTGAGAGGGAGAGTCTGTACAAAGCAGAAACACTGAAGCAGCATGTCCCTGAGAGGGAGAGTCTGTACAAAGCAGAAACACTGAAGCAGCATGTCCCTGAGAGGGAGAGTCTGTACAAAGCAGAAACACTGAAGCAGCATCTCCCTGAGAGGGAGAGTCTGTACAAAGCAGAAACACTGAAGCAGCATGTCCCTGAGAGGGAGAGTCTGTACAAAGCAGAGGAGTCACTTTGTCCTGCTAAAAGTGGAGCTCTGTGATGTCCTCTGTATGGCTTGACCACTTTAATGATGATGCTCTCTGTGAGTTTACACTTTATCGTCTCTCGAAAGATCGTTTCAAAAGTTAGACAACATGTTCAAATGTATTTCCTTGTAAGTTCGACTTTTTCTGCTTCCtgtccccccaccccaccccaacacCCACATGTTAGTTCTCTAGGTGCTTACCTTACAGCCCTCACATGTTATCACACCGTAATGGATGCCTGATGATTTGTCTCCACAGATCTTGCAGGGAATTATTTCGATTTGAGCTggagagaagaaaagaaaaaaatcAAAATTTTGCTGTCACAGTAAAACGCCTTCAGTATGTTTAGCATGTTGGTACATGAAAGAGCACTGCGCATCAAAAACATCTCATCCAGTGGCTTTGACTCCTCACTTCCACACAACATTAAATGAATATTTACTGAGTCGTGCATGAAGGAGGCCATTTTGAATCTTCACTGAGTCACCAGCCAACCACTGTAAACACAGTGTCGATTTACATTGCAGGCACAAATGACGCAGACTACCACTCACCCACATAACTGAACTTATTCCCCAGTGGAGAAAATTACTTAATGTTATCTCTTTAACTTCAAAACCCTCCATACCCAGCAGAAAACCCAGTATGGCCACAAAGAATGATAACCTTCCTATTGGGATGATGAGTAGCTATATGAGGCCCGGTGAGGTGGGAGTGGATGAAGGCTGTCACTTCAGACAGTAGTAAAGTGCAGTAGAGTTCAGTGAGGTCGATAGTGTTCCGCTGCTGACAGGCCTGTGGGTGATTTAGTGGGCATAGAGGACACAGtcatggggggggggacaggtctcATCCATCCCGGCCCCCTGCACAGGAGCAGAGCAGCAGGCCACAGGGCAGCGGAACACAGAGGTATCTCAGACACAGAACCCCCAGCCTGTCCTACAGCTCTCATGCTTTATCACTGCAGCCTCTGACACaacgtctctctctgcctccacacTAGATCTCTATCTATAACCCAGCTCTCCTCCACAGTGCTAGCATCCCAGATTGCCATTGTTACAGTGACCTACACTGAGAAAAGATTACAGTGGGTTCTTTCCCTGCTCTATAGTGGCTCCTTACCCAAATGCACATACAGTATAGCCAATCAGAGCAGAGAGCACTATCAAACAGCCTACTCTTACTAGTGCTGAAAATGTATAATTTTACTCATGACCCATTCTAAACATCTAAAACCAGCTACATGTACTACATCCATTATAGTATGGCAAGGTATTACATCAGTCTCTCCCCTAGCTTTATACACCAGGCCTAGAGTCTGTCATATAGGCCAGAGTAGATAGAAGCTCTGTACTACTTTAGTACACCTTCACATCCAATCCCTTCAAATTAATTTGATCATATCAAATGGGTTCCATCCAGAGGACTCAGAGCCCATTTAATCAGCTGCCTGGGAGCGTCTGTTGTGTCATGTGGATAATGTCGGTGTCCCTGAAGCGTGCCCAAGGGAGGGCCGCTGTTCCACCAACCCTTTACCACTATACACACTGTCCCTCCATTCAAGAATCTCTGTTAGCTGGCTCTGTTAGCACTGCAGAAGTCAACAAGACCTCACCCCTAGATGCAGAATTAGCCTACATTTCAGTCAAATGAACAAAGACAGCAGTGGCACACACACCAGTCAGTTATCATATGGAAAACACCTCGGATGACTTGGTATCCTGCTGTTCAATAGGGGATAATGCCCATAGTCTGCCTAGACTACAGGGAAAACAAACCAAGAGCCAGGTTTTGACACGCTTGCTGAGAGGGTTACTTTATAAATGATCATTATTAATTTCTGCATTGTGTCGAGACGGTTGTCATTTTGGTTATCTCTGTTTGAACACTGGCATTATGGGCAGTGCACTCCATTGTTTGTTTTTGTGCTCTCCCTGCATGAGCATTAGCGGTGCAGTGTGTTGCGACTCCTTTAACATTTTCAGCCTCATTACAAACATaatttgttctgacatgcactcaCAACAAGTGAAGCGTGCTGTAATTAAGGCTGGCTGGGGTTGTGGTGGAGAAACAAGACTGTATTGGTGGGCGCCGGCCACTGGGTGGCAGTGCAGGGCTGTCACTCTGACTGTGTCTGTAGCTGCATCCTCTCCTCTGAGCCCAGCTTCCAGCTCCCAACTTCCAGCCCTCTCGCTTTCCCACGGGCTCCAGGCTCTGAGCTCCAGGCTTAGATTGCTGCCCAGGGTAGCTGCTGAGATGCCTTCATCTCCCCTGAAGAGGCAGGGCTGGCTGGATGCTCGCTCAGGCCTGACAGAGGCTGTGCCACATCAGGTGAATGCAGAGGGAGTGGAAACGCAGGGCTGGGCACACACTGATGAGGATGGCTCACAAAGCCCTATCTGCAGCAGTGAGGCCCTGAATGCACACAGCCTCACCAGACAACACTACTACACAAGCCTCTGAATGCTCGGTGCACTCAACAGTAAAAAAGGGTTTGTCTCCAGTCTAACTGTGGTAGGCTTTGTGGTTTGCTATGTAAAAGAAGAATCACAGTGAAATAAGCTGCTTTCTGGTATAGAttcatgaggaataaatacagaATAATAACAGCATGAAGATCAAATAAGCCATTAAGTCACCTAAGCCATGGGTTCACGTCAATATTTGTAGCAAGCTGCCATCTTGaatggctggtcctggggctcccaGTCAGACTACAATTCGGATAGTGTGAGTGGTTTAAAATTAATTCACACAGGGGGCGATGGTCAAACAGAAAGGCCTTGTGCCTAAGTACTTCAGATCTGGAAGTCAATAGCTATTGACAGAAGCCATGGTGTTAACTGCCATTGTGAAGCTCGCTGCTGGCTCTGTGTCTGGGCTTGACCAGCGCTGCTCACTGCTGATGATCACATTCACAGCGCCTGCCTGTCTCCATGCCTCTCTGCCTGccgtgctccctccctccctgcctgcctgcctccctgcctgcctgcctgcctgccagccctGCCTGCTCTGTTTAGGACATCAAAGCCAGGCACAGTGAGACGGTCAGCCATGCTAAAGCCCAACTCAGCAGCCTCCCATTCCTCATAGCGCTGTGAGATTGCCTCCACACACAGGCCACATCAAAGAGAGGGGGGACCTGCTGACGCACACAGATAATGTACTGTGAATCATACGGCAGCATTCACAAAATACCCATCTACAGAAAGAATGAAAAAGGTAATGACAACTTCTGGTGTGGGTGGCTTTCAACTTTCACAATGGCTAGCGCACGGTGAGAGGACTGTGTAGTAGCCAGGCTCATGTAGTAGTGAAGCCTAGGTTTGTCATACGCCACAACTTGTTAGAGATGCTGTCTGTGTCCATCGCTGTGCAGTTCAAGGACACTGATTCACATCACATAAATGCCCTTTGGAGACTGAGGATGTCAAGCCCTCTCTGTGTCCACCTCTGCCCTTCACTGTGTACCAAACCACCCTGAGATCAAACCCCACACGAAGATAACACTGAACTTATTAATCCCAGGAAATGAACAGAAAACTGTTTACAAAATGAAACAAAGGTTTTGCCTTCCACATGCTAACTGCTCCCCGGGACCCTGTCATAGCGTACTGCGTTCTGTAGCTAGCGCTTTAGACCTGACATAAGCACCACAAAGACAGTTGTTGTCAGAGTGAGCATTTTCACCTGCGCCTCACAAATATGCTATAGTTTCATTTGTACCTGGAGAGCGTCGTTCAGGAGGGAGGAAAAGCCTGGTGTTGACTAAATATATTGAAGGTATATCAATTATGTAAAAAGGTTGATCCTTTAATGGTGAAAAGCTGATGTGTATTATTCATGTTACAACGCTACTCATTGGAGACAGATTGTTATCTACAGTTTAGTAGTGAACGTGCTCCACATCATCTGAGGCACAGAAAACAACCATAAGCAGTTTTTTATTTTCTAATGGTAAAGCCTTTTCCGAATGGCATTCTTCACACCCACATGATCCCAGATCTTACTCAAGTAAGGTTTTTTGAATTTGTGCTATACAATTGAAATAGCGGTAGGAATATGTGCAGGGCAGTGCAAATACATAAACAAACCACTACAGAGGCTCTCCAAGTTATTCCTACTGCACACTCAGATTTTCCTGGACAACTGGACTACTGACATGACGTTTAGAGGATTAGGATGCTGCCTTACATTACAGACACAAACTGAGGATGAAAGCTTAACCCATTACTGGGCTGTGGCACAGCTTCTAGATCATTTCTCACGGATGACTACGTCTACTACAAGGGTGTTACATACAGAGTAATACATTATACAACATATCTCTGAGTGATGGAAGACCTCATAGAGTAAGGTGTaatgtctccatctgtctcttcaTTGGACACAACATCTGTGCCTTCTAACACCATTAGATGGACATTCTTTTTTTCAGTGCATATTTGTGGTAAGAGGCAGAAAATGTAAGACTGCAGTTGTAGTGGTGGGCATGTTTTAAGGGTATGGATGTGgttctgggaggggggggggggttgcctgtAAGTTGACAGCTGTCAGTGCCCAAATGATGCAAACCAGTGTGCTCATGTTGGAGATTATGTAAGTGATTGGACAGCAATGCTGCGCCTGTACAGGTCGGCATTATGGGCAGATTAGCAATGGCTCTCCAATCCAACAAACAGGgacaaataacacaacaacaactagGCAAATGTTGGAAAATAACACTTGAATACACACAGGGCTCCAATGCAGAAATATGTTAGTAGAATCTCTATCTAGATACAGTTTACACCGGCAAAATACCATTGGTACGACGGGTCAGTCGACTAGCTGGCAAGTGCACAGTAAGTCACATTTTTATATCGTAGTTTCCCCACATTTTGACTGCAAGATTAATTTCCCCCTTTGGCAATGGAGATCAGCTGTAGTTTGATAAAGATAGTCTATGCTAAATTGAAACCCAtgatagtcagacagacagccaaACAAGAGCTAGAATCAGATCCTGTCTCTTTTCATCTGCCAAGGCGCTGCTGTCATGTTGGTGTCTAACGGAACAGAACGAGCACTTTTTTATTCCCAATTGCACAGCAGAAGAAAGGTTATTTGAATGTCAGTGGCAAAGGACAGCAGTGGTACAGAGCACAGACAGAATAGTATAAATGTGTTATTTGTTTAGGGACTGGAGCCTGTTGGCTTATTACCA
This DNA window, taken from Oncorhynchus kisutch isolate 150728-3 linkage group LG22, Okis_V2, whole genome shotgun sequence, encodes the following:
- the roraa gene encoding nuclear receptor ROR-alpha A isoform X2, which gives rise to MMYFVISAMKAQIEIIPCKICGDKSSGIHYGVITCEGCKGFFRRSQQSNAAYSCPRQKNCLIDRTSRNRCQHCRLQKCLAVGMSRDAVKFGRMSKKQRDSLYAEVQKHRLQQAQRDHQQQPGEAEPLTPTYGLSANGLTELHDDLSGYMDGHTPDGSKPDSAVSSFYLDIQPSPDQSGLDINGIKPEPICDFAPGSGFFPYCSFTNGETSPTVSMAELEHLAQNISKSHMETCQYLREELQQMTWQAFLQEEMESYQTKPREVMWQLCAIKITEAIQYVVEFAKRIDGFMELCQNDQIVLLKAGSLEVVFVRMCRAFDSQNNTVYFDGKYAGPDVFKSLGCDDLISSVFEFGKNLCSMHLSEDEIALFSAFVLMSADRSWLQEKVKVEKLQQKIQLALQHVLQKNHREDGILTKLICKVSTLRALCSRHTEKLTAFKAIYPDIVRAHFPPLYKELFGSDFEQSMPVDG
- the roraa gene encoding nuclear receptor ROR-alpha A isoform X1; translated protein: MESPPDPASDPGNSASEPATPARETPVNLETLRKADHPAPVRRQTCSSTNRGGLTNKQGISVTKKTHTSQIEIIPCKICGDKSSGIHYGVITCEGCKGFFRRSQQSNAAYSCPRQKNCLIDRTSRNRCQHCRLQKCLAVGMSRDAVKFGRMSKKQRDSLYAEVQKHRLQQAQRDHQQQPGEAEPLTPTYGLSANGLTELHDDLSGYMDGHTPDGSKPDSAVSSFYLDIQPSPDQSGLDINGIKPEPICDFAPGSGFFPYCSFTNGETSPTVSMAELEHLAQNISKSHMETCQYLREELQQMTWQAFLQEEMESYQTKPREVMWQLCAIKITEAIQYVVEFAKRIDGFMELCQNDQIVLLKAGSLEVVFVRMCRAFDSQNNTVYFDGKYAGPDVFKSLGCDDLISSVFEFGKNLCSMHLSEDEIALFSAFVLMSADRSWLQEKVKVEKLQQKIQLALQHVLQKNHREDGILTKLICKVSTLRALCSRHTEKLTAFKAIYPDIVRAHFPPLYKELFGSDFEQSMPVDG